Proteins encoded by one window of Dyella humicola:
- a CDS encoding DoxX family protein: protein MIGRKSLALSPPPEEAIQPEAIPHRSALIPESLLLLVARLGIAAVFFQSGRTKVAGFLTIKPSTYDLFASEYHLPLIPSDWAARLATGSEHLFPVLLAFGLFTRVSALALLGMTAVIEVFVYPDAWPTHLSWAGLLLPLLARGGGKWSFDQLLRL from the coding sequence ATGATTGGGCGGAAATCCCTCGCACTATCTCCGCCTCCGGAAGAGGCGATCCAACCAGAAGCGATACCGCACAGGTCCGCACTCATTCCAGAATCCCTTCTGCTACTGGTCGCCCGCCTCGGGATTGCCGCGGTCTTCTTCCAGTCGGGCCGCACAAAGGTGGCGGGCTTTCTGACCATCAAGCCGTCCACGTACGATCTATTCGCCTCGGAATACCACCTGCCACTCATTCCTTCCGACTGGGCGGCACGACTGGCGACCGGCTCGGAACATCTGTTTCCGGTCCTTCTCGCGTTTGGCCTTTTCACGCGCGTGTCCGCACTGGCGTTGTTGGGCATGACGGCCGTGATCGAAGTCTTCGTCTACCCCGATGCGTGGCCCACACACCTCAGTTGGGCGGGACTGCTTCTTCCGCTCTTAGCTCGCGGTGGTGGCAAGTGGTCGTTCGACCAGCTCTTGCGCCTCTGA
- a CDS encoding BufA1 family periplasmic bufferin-type metallophore, with translation MKMSHATVAAALAITLASLMPAAHADQAAKPMEKCYGVALAGKNDCAAGPGTTCAGTAKADYQGNAWVLVDKGTCAKIKTPKGYGSLEAKS, from the coding sequence ATGAAAATGTCTCACGCGACCGTCGCCGCTGCGCTCGCCATCACTCTGGCTTCGCTCATGCCAGCAGCTCACGCCGACCAGGCCGCCAAGCCCATGGAGAAGTGCTACGGTGTCGCGCTCGCCGGGAAGAACGACTGCGCGGCAGGGCCGGGCACCACGTGCGCCGGCACCGCCAAAGCGGACTACCAGGGCAATGCCTGGGTGCTCGTCGACAAAGGCACCTGCGCCAAGATCAAAACGCCCAAAGGTTATGGCTCACTCGAGGCCAAGTCATGA
- a CDS encoding Crp/Fnr family transcriptional regulator — MEPTSSTLGEIRATRERQIRTVIEQAPWFEAGRPETLVALLDHATARQLRRGDTLSRSGERIQQLTLVIDGVLEVSFTARSGRRHITGYAVQGELFNLVPFMDGQGAGRDTVALTDALILQLSRPLVTTLMGQDPALSAGITLLLCQRSRHTYDALTDTALLSLRQRLVRMLLHLGSQVGRPRADGIHLLPKMSQTQLAEYVGGSRTKINQELKQLEQEEIIKVAYSKIVIRDEARLMAIAIDR; from the coding sequence ATGGAGCCGACATCGAGCACGCTGGGCGAGATTCGCGCGACGCGCGAACGACAGATCCGCACGGTCATTGAGCAGGCGCCGTGGTTTGAGGCGGGGCGTCCCGAGACCTTGGTGGCCTTGCTCGATCACGCGACTGCCCGTCAGCTGCGCCGGGGCGACACCTTGTCCCGCAGTGGTGAACGCATCCAGCAACTCACGCTGGTCATCGACGGCGTGCTGGAGGTCAGTTTCACCGCGCGCTCCGGTCGACGGCACATTACCGGTTATGCCGTCCAAGGGGAGCTGTTCAATCTTGTGCCCTTCATGGATGGCCAGGGCGCCGGCCGTGACACGGTGGCCCTGACCGATGCGTTGATCCTGCAACTCAGTCGGCCACTGGTCACGACGCTGATGGGCCAGGATCCCGCGCTGAGCGCGGGCATCACCTTGTTGTTATGCCAACGCTCGCGCCACACCTACGACGCCCTGACCGACACGGCCTTGCTCTCGCTTCGGCAGCGCCTGGTGCGGATGCTGCTTCATCTGGGTAGCCAGGTAGGCCGGCCACGTGCGGACGGGATACACCTGCTGCCGAAGATGTCCCAGACCCAACTCGCCGAGTACGTCGGCGGCTCGCGCACGAAAATCAATCAGGAATTGAAGCAACTGGAACAGGAAGAGATCATCAAGGTGGCCTATTCCAAGATAGTCATTCGGGACGAAGCGCGCCTCATGGCCATCGCGATCGATCGATAG